One genomic region from Haloprofundus salinisoli encodes:
- a CDS encoding PTS sugar transporter subunit IIA codes for MDPNDIDRLMPTELISLDDPPAEKEACIEYLLDVVADAGRVEDRDAALSALFQREEETTTGVGKGIGIPHAKTDAVSRPSVAFTRSEAGVDFASMDDEPAHLVFMILVPESGEDEHLTILSTLSRSLMHDEVRKGLYDAETPGDIQSVMKEAMA; via the coding sequence ATGGACCCAAACGACATCGACCGACTGATGCCGACCGAACTGATTTCGCTCGACGACCCGCCGGCGGAGAAGGAGGCGTGCATCGAGTACCTCCTCGACGTCGTCGCCGACGCCGGACGCGTCGAGGACCGAGACGCCGCGCTCTCGGCGCTATTCCAACGCGAGGAGGAGACGACCACGGGAGTCGGAAAGGGAATCGGCATCCCGCACGCGAAGACCGACGCCGTCAGTCGACCGTCGGTGGCGTTCACGCGCTCGGAGGCGGGCGTCGACTTCGCGTCGATGGACGACGAACCGGCGCATCTCGTGTTCATGATTCTCGTCCCCGAGAGCGGCGAAGACGAGCATCTCACTATCCTGAGTACCCTCTCGCGTTCGCTCATGCACGACGAGGTGCGCAAGGGTCTCTACGACGCCGAGACGCCCGGAGACATCCAGTCGGTGATGAAGGAGGCGATGGCGTGA
- the ptsH1 gene encoding phosphocarrier protein HPr, producing the protein MERIVTIVPEAGLHARPASQFVQTANEHDAEVTIEKVDGDGGPVNAASMLSVTSLGAAHGDEVRLVAEGDDAEAALDALEEVLTTPESGESGEGDGENGGGDEE; encoded by the coding sequence ATGGAGCGAATCGTCACTATCGTTCCGGAGGCGGGGCTACACGCCCGCCCCGCCTCGCAGTTCGTGCAGACGGCGAACGAACACGACGCCGAAGTGACCATCGAGAAGGTAGACGGCGACGGCGGCCCGGTGAACGCCGCCAGCATGCTCTCGGTGACGAGCCTCGGCGCAGCCCACGGCGACGAGGTGCGACTCGTCGCGGAGGGCGACGACGCCGAGGCGGCGCTCGACGCGCTCGAAGAAGTGCTCACGACGCCCGAATCCGGCGAGAGCGGCGAAGGAGACGGCGAGAACGGCGGGGGCGACGAGGAGTGA
- the ptsP gene encoding phosphoenolpyruvate--protein phosphotransferase, with product MTASERTLSGVGATPLSGVGTVVWYRPGEALELDDPPEPNEVDAGAERERFEDARDAAREELETERERARERVGDEEAAVFDAHLQFLDDPQIDSAVDDALATGLPAEHAVREGFAGPIEQFEGMEGRMAERADDLRDIRDRLVRLLVGGERTDLSALPEGSVVFAERLTPSDTAQLDPEVVSGFVTATGGRTSHAAIFARSLALPAVVGVGDDLFAVEEGTDVVVDGDTGDVILDPSEVTRAAAAESDRAEVRHEPVATADGEPVEVAANVGQPAELEGTVEQGADGIGLYRTEFLFLERESPPDEEEQYETYVEALDAFPDGRVVVRTLDVGGDKPIPYLELPEEENPFLGERGIRRSLGVDAALFETQLRALLRAAADGAGDLAVMVPMVATVEEFESARETVESVAADLDAEGIDNETPEFGLMIETPSAAFMADEFAARADFLSIGTNDLTQYVMAASRGNERVSELHDPRYPPVLRAIARTVEGAEGTDAWVGMCGEMAGDPTLTELLVGLGLDELSMSAVTIPDVKANVAATERESASALAERTLRASTKREVERLITDTTENPEP from the coding sequence GTGACCGCGAGCGAACGAACGCTGTCCGGCGTCGGTGCGACGCCGTTGTCGGGTGTCGGAACCGTCGTCTGGTACCGCCCCGGCGAGGCGCTCGAACTCGACGACCCGCCGGAACCGAACGAGGTCGACGCCGGCGCCGAGCGCGAACGCTTCGAGGACGCCAGAGACGCCGCCCGCGAGGAGTTGGAGACCGAACGCGAACGCGCCCGCGAACGCGTCGGCGACGAGGAGGCTGCCGTGTTCGACGCGCACCTCCAGTTCCTCGACGACCCGCAGATAGACAGCGCAGTCGACGACGCGCTCGCGACCGGGCTTCCGGCCGAGCACGCCGTCCGCGAGGGCTTCGCCGGCCCCATCGAGCAGTTCGAGGGGATGGAGGGCCGGATGGCCGAGCGCGCCGACGACCTCCGCGACATCCGCGACCGGCTCGTCCGCCTGCTCGTCGGCGGCGAGCGGACCGACCTCTCGGCGCTGCCCGAGGGGAGCGTCGTCTTCGCCGAGCGGCTCACCCCGAGCGACACGGCGCAGCTCGACCCCGAGGTCGTCTCGGGGTTCGTCACCGCCACAGGAGGAAGAACGTCGCACGCCGCCATCTTCGCGCGGTCGCTCGCGCTCCCCGCGGTCGTCGGCGTCGGCGATGACCTGTTCGCCGTCGAGGAAGGCACCGATGTCGTCGTCGACGGCGACACCGGCGACGTGATTCTCGACCCGAGCGAGGTGACGCGCGCGGCGGCCGCCGAGTCCGACCGCGCGGAGGTTCGCCACGAACCGGTGGCGACGGCCGACGGCGAACCCGTCGAGGTGGCGGCGAACGTCGGCCAACCCGCCGAACTGGAAGGCACGGTCGAACAGGGTGCCGACGGTATCGGCCTCTACCGGACCGAGTTCCTCTTTCTCGAACGCGAGTCGCCGCCGGACGAGGAGGAGCAGTACGAGACGTACGTCGAGGCGCTGGACGCCTTCCCCGACGGTCGGGTCGTCGTCCGGACGCTCGACGTCGGCGGCGACAAACCTATCCCCTACCTCGAACTGCCAGAGGAGGAGAACCCGTTCCTCGGCGAACGTGGCATCCGGCGCTCGCTCGGCGTCGACGCCGCCCTCTTCGAGACGCAACTGCGCGCGCTCCTTCGGGCGGCCGCAGACGGCGCGGGCGACCTGGCGGTGATGGTGCCGATGGTCGCCACCGTCGAGGAGTTCGAGTCCGCACGCGAGACGGTCGAATCGGTCGCCGCCGACCTCGACGCCGAGGGAATCGACAACGAGACTCCGGAGTTCGGACTGATGATAGAGACGCCGTCGGCGGCGTTCATGGCCGACGAGTTCGCCGCCCGCGCGGACTTTCTCTCTATCGGGACGAACGACCTCACACAGTACGTCATGGCCGCCTCTCGGGGGAACGAACGCGTCTCGGAACTGCACGACCCGCGGTACCCGCCGGTGCTCCGCGCCATCGCGCGGACCGTCGAAGGAGCGGAGGGGACCGACGCCTGGGTCGGCATGTGCGGAGAGATGGCGGGCGACCCCACCCTCACCGAACTACTCGTCGGCCTCGGGCTCGACGAACTGAGCATGAGCGCCGTCACCATCCCCGACGTGAAGGCGAACGTCGCGGCGACCGAACGCGAATCGGCGTCGGCGCTCGCGGAGCGAACGCTCCGTGCTAGCACGAAACGTGAAGTAGAACGACTGATAACCGACACTACGGAGAACCCAGAACCATGA
- a CDS encoding PTS fructose transporter subunit IIB has protein sequence MKLVAVTSCPTGIAHSQMGAENLEQTAERLGHEIKVEIQGAMGAENELTAAEIREADAVIIAADTSVNRDRFAEKPLVKGTIKDAVNDPEGLIEEARATAGVEEEAPEGGAAEAGESSVDTDTAGTDASAATSAGAREESTAATTDRPDGTVQADAPNPDQIGGDPNKGLFARLKRLFS, from the coding sequence ATGAAACTCGTCGCAGTCACGTCCTGTCCGACCGGAATCGCGCACAGTCAGATGGGCGCGGAGAACTTAGAACAGACCGCAGAACGACTCGGCCACGAGATCAAAGTCGAGATTCAGGGGGCGATGGGCGCGGAGAACGAACTCACCGCGGCCGAGATTCGGGAGGCCGACGCCGTCATCATCGCCGCCGACACCTCGGTCAACCGCGACCGATTCGCGGAGAAACCGCTGGTGAAGGGGACCATCAAAGACGCCGTCAACGACCCCGAGGGACTCATTGAGGAGGCGCGGGCGACCGCGGGCGTCGAGGAGGAAGCGCCCGAGGGAGGGGCGGCCGAAGCCGGCGAATCGAGCGTCGACACCGACACCGCCGGTACCGACGCGAGTGCGGCGACGAGCGCCGGCGCGAGAGAGGAGAGCACCGCAGCGACGACCGACCGTCCGGACGGGACGGTGCAGGCGGACGCGCCGAACCCGGACCAGATCGGCGGCGACCCGAACAAGGGTCTGTTCGCCCGTCTGAAGCGACTGTTCTCCTGA
- a CDS encoding DUF7557 family protein, which produces MPEIHLDDETVSRLDSLREEDEEYDEIITELINIYEAGELTLFHGGDEV; this is translated from the coding sequence ATGCCGGAGATACACCTCGACGACGAAACCGTCAGCCGACTCGACAGCCTCCGCGAGGAGGACGAGGAGTACGACGAGATCATCACCGAACTTATCAACATCTACGAAGCGGGCGAACTGACGCTGTTTCACGGCGGCGACGAGGTCTGA
- a CDS encoding DUF5799 family protein produces the protein MQNWTDSIVGERMTVDREFNQRIRDSALTSQEWGLIMTATEFEIENADDSENARIVANTEKVPQILPELENVRSQMQSMGGAPERSNRGGGGGIFDSIKGALGLGGSGGVNQDELERAERLTQEYADELQSHLERKGKWQQVRVAYQE, from the coding sequence ATGCAGAACTGGACCGACAGCATCGTCGGCGAGCGGATGACCGTCGACAGAGAGTTCAACCAGCGGATTCGGGACTCGGCGCTCACGAGCCAGGAGTGGGGGCTCATCATGACTGCCACCGAGTTCGAGATCGAGAACGCCGACGACTCCGAGAACGCCCGCATCGTCGCTAACACCGAGAAAGTACCGCAGATACTGCCCGAACTGGAGAACGTCCGTTCGCAGATGCAGTCGATGGGCGGCGCGCCCGAGCGGAGCAACCGCGGCGGTGGCGGCGGCATCTTCGACTCGATAAAGGGGGCGCTCGGCCTCGGCGGGAGCGGCGGCGTCAATCAGGACGAACTCGAACGCGCCGAGCGACTCACCCAGGAGTACGCCGACGAGCTGCAGTCGCATCTCGAACGGAAGGGAAAGTGGCAGCAGGTTCGCGTCGCCTATCAGGAGTGA
- a CDS encoding MSCRAMM family adhesin SdrC, with product MSSRLRAGFTVFVTVLVVLGAFAPMAVSAHGTDSESDVPTISGRLVSADGGSLSGDDIEVMLSDEEGPVGSTNVTTGDDGQFTFESNSTASHQLAYYQRAEDGSYGPRDGVVDLYTLGEVGPNEETDFGDIELPEGHVLDIQVVDEDGEPVEDASVRVYHDRPEVQEGWSLFEKTNAEGMFDSPEEPSGVEVAGDVLVYVEGPDGLATSEQSLTVTEDRTLTVTLDTPTTISGRLVTEDGEPITNRVVHHDYWDESARDYSSVRTDEDGHFTVAGVADARNQLTFFQSDGNSEIISGGHEAVDIYTFDNRDLTERSEDVDLGDVVIPEGHALEVKVVNEDGNPVENAIVDWYHNVDCIDCSAWIQQLTDSDGRVSGELTGDIKIGVFARESVTGFDSELVWKNVTVTEDRSVTVVLESPGGETDDDRTDESAGDEQSGDNQSADSGGDNQSDESDTETDDQSVDDSDDTANAPSGDSSTPPQTDDADDETNGAGPGSSDAQSENVDETTTTPPPTTTPPTDGNETTETENTTTTTVATETATPQTETTTSEPDSLVQTTAATPDKALTETATPTADAETDANSPTTETTFPGFGPHAALLAALTAGLLLARRR from the coding sequence ATGAGTTCACGACTACGTGCGGGCTTTACGGTGTTCGTGACGGTACTGGTGGTTCTCGGTGCGTTCGCGCCGATGGCCGTCAGTGCGCACGGGACGGACTCGGAGTCAGACGTACCGACGATTTCCGGACGGCTCGTCTCGGCGGACGGCGGGTCGCTATCCGGTGACGATATCGAAGTCATGCTCTCGGACGAAGAGGGTCCGGTTGGCTCTACGAACGTCACGACCGGAGACGACGGACAGTTCACGTTCGAATCGAACTCGACGGCATCGCACCAGCTCGCGTACTACCAGCGGGCCGAAGACGGGTCGTACGGGCCGCGTGACGGTGTCGTCGACCTCTATACCCTCGGTGAGGTCGGTCCCAACGAGGAGACCGACTTCGGTGACATCGAGCTTCCGGAGGGCCACGTTTTGGACATCCAGGTCGTCGACGAGGACGGAGAGCCCGTCGAAGACGCGTCCGTCCGAGTGTACCACGACCGACCGGAGGTACAAGAGGGATGGTCGCTCTTCGAGAAGACGAACGCCGAGGGCATGTTCGACTCGCCGGAGGAACCGAGCGGCGTCGAAGTCGCTGGCGACGTCTTGGTGTACGTCGAAGGACCGGACGGTCTGGCCACGAGCGAACAGTCGCTCACCGTGACCGAGGACCGAACGCTCACAGTCACACTCGACACTCCGACGACCATCAGCGGTCGCCTCGTGACCGAGGACGGTGAGCCGATTACGAATCGGGTCGTACACCACGACTACTGGGACGAATCAGCGAGAGACTACTCGTCGGTTCGGACCGACGAAGACGGCCACTTCACCGTCGCCGGTGTGGCCGACGCCCGAAACCAGCTCACGTTCTTCCAGTCGGACGGGAACAGCGAAATCATCTCGGGGGGTCACGAGGCGGTCGACATCTACACGTTCGATAATCGAGATCTCACGGAACGCTCCGAGGACGTTGACTTGGGCGACGTGGTGATTCCCGAGGGTCACGCGCTGGAGGTGAAGGTGGTCAACGAGGACGGTAATCCGGTCGAAAACGCCATCGTCGACTGGTATCACAACGTGGACTGTATCGACTGCTCGGCGTGGATTCAGCAACTGACCGATAGCGATGGTCGGGTCAGCGGTGAACTCACCGGCGACATCAAAATCGGGGTCTTCGCGAGAGAGAGCGTAACTGGGTTCGACTCCGAACTCGTCTGGAAGAACGTCACGGTCACCGAAGACCGCAGCGTCACGGTCGTGCTCGAATCGCCGGGCGGCGAGACCGACGACGACCGAACTGACGAGTCCGCCGGCGACGAACAGAGTGGCGACAATCAGTCTGCAGACTCGGGAGGAGACAACCAATCCGACGAAAGTGATACCGAGACTGACGACCAGTCTGTAGACGACTCCGACGACACCGCAAACGCACCGTCGGGCGACAGCAGCACTCCGCCGCAGACGGACGACGCTGACGACGAAACGAACGGCGCTGGACCGGGTTCGAGCGACGCCCAGAGCGAGAACGTAGACGAGACGACGACCACGCCGCCGCCAACGACGACGCCTCCGACCGACGGGAACGAGACGACCGAGACGGAGAACACGACCACGACCACCGTCGCAACCGAGACGGCGACGCCCCAGACGGAGACGACGACTTCGGAACCCGACTCGCTGGTGCAGACCACTGCGGCAACGCCGGATAAGGCGCTCACGGAGACAGCTACCCCGACGGCAGACGCGGAGACCGACGCCAACAGTCCGACGACCGAGACGACGTTCCCCGGGTTCGGACCGCACGCTGCGCTTCTCGCGGCACTGACTGCCGGCCTGCTACTCGCGCGGCGGCGCTGA
- a CDS encoding HAD family hydrolase, producing the protein MERYDLLYRLYDEFDTKTLREYQDFVDVFPPVDSRVALDHWQEANDELEERKDEIRSAFAMGATYAEVAARATREQAFTALDLHSKYDRAVNALVLDVDETLRSAGRTDNEIPRDALHMLTEFHEADVPIVICTGQTLENVKGFAIQGLGNELVHSGDVSIVYEAGTGVFTPGHGSDTKRLLYESLDPEIQSVFGEIRSRVLPDAPDDLRRSVHLQGNEFNVTLKPNFETGSQRAAAVIDEGLVYLLDLVGEAVVNSLDEDDNEFERPERGPSWARAYYADADNEIREVLESEHAAPEVSLGDVPSAASERFDRIDVAYYHADAAEVGSLELNKAAGVESALDVLGVDEPFVVVMGDSKSDLRVMQWTADNDAGLAAAPDHSSRDVLAHVMDTDELVFDRGKSAAMLETIYVLNLLAKLG; encoded by the coding sequence ATGGAGCGGTACGACCTGCTGTATCGGCTATACGACGAGTTCGACACGAAGACGCTGCGGGAGTATCAGGACTTCGTCGACGTCTTCCCGCCGGTCGACTCGCGCGTCGCACTCGACCACTGGCAAGAGGCCAACGACGAACTGGAGGAGCGAAAAGACGAGATTCGTTCGGCGTTCGCGATGGGCGCGACGTACGCCGAAGTCGCCGCGCGCGCGACCCGAGAGCAGGCGTTCACCGCGTTGGACCTGCACTCGAAGTACGACCGAGCGGTGAACGCGCTCGTGTTGGACGTCGACGAGACGCTCCGCTCGGCGGGGCGCACCGACAACGAGATCCCGCGCGACGCGCTGCACATGCTCACCGAGTTCCACGAGGCTGACGTCCCCATCGTCATCTGTACCGGTCAGACCTTGGAGAACGTCAAGGGGTTCGCGATTCAGGGGCTCGGCAACGAACTCGTCCACTCCGGCGACGTGAGCATCGTCTACGAGGCCGGAACCGGCGTGTTCACGCCCGGTCACGGCTCCGACACCAAACGACTGCTGTACGAGAGCCTCGACCCCGAGATTCAGTCGGTGTTCGGCGAGATTCGCTCGCGGGTGTTGCCCGACGCCCCCGACGACCTCCGGCGGTCGGTCCACCTCCAGGGCAACGAGTTCAACGTCACGCTCAAGCCGAACTTCGAGACGGGGAGTCAGAGAGCCGCCGCGGTCATCGACGAGGGACTCGTCTACCTGCTCGACCTGGTCGGCGAAGCGGTCGTCAACTCGCTGGACGAAGACGATAACGAGTTCGAGAGGCCAGAACGCGGCCCGTCGTGGGCGCGGGCGTACTACGCGGACGCGGACAACGAAATCCGCGAGGTGCTCGAATCGGAGCACGCCGCCCCCGAGGTGTCGCTCGGAGACGTTCCGTCGGCCGCCTCCGAGCGCTTCGACCGCATCGACGTGGCGTACTACCACGCCGACGCCGCCGAGGTCGGGTCGCTCGAACTCAACAAGGCCGCGGGCGTCGAGTCCGCACTGGACGTGCTCGGCGTCGACGAGCCGTTCGTCGTCGTGATGGGCGACAGCAAGTCCGACCTCAGAGTGATGCAGTGGACAGCCGACAACGACGCCGGACTCGCCGCCGCTCCGGACCACTCCTCGCGCGACGTGCTCGCGCACGTGATGGACACCGACGAACTCGTGTTCGACCGCGGGAAGTCGGCAGCGATGTTGGAGACGATTTACGTTCTCAACCTGCTGGCGAAGCTCGGATGA
- a CDS encoding DUF7344 domain-containing protein — MRVSKVDEGEYSLSREDAFETLSNRRRRYAIHALLQEDAPVELGELSRQVAAWETGQSPSAVTSEERRRVYNALQQSHLPKMHDVGVVEYDRDRGIISTTTEASNLHVYLEIVPGNDIPWSVYYLLLGAFSLSFAGAVVGGLPPFGAIPALVGALVPGLLIVTSAAVHTFHSRGQRLGRDGLPPELRHQQSE, encoded by the coding sequence ATGCGTGTCTCCAAAGTAGACGAGGGGGAGTACTCACTCTCACGCGAGGACGCGTTCGAGACACTGAGTAATCGGCGGCGGCGATACGCGATACACGCGCTCTTGCAGGAAGACGCGCCGGTCGAACTCGGTGAGCTCTCACGGCAGGTCGCGGCGTGGGAGACGGGTCAGTCGCCGTCCGCGGTCACCTCCGAGGAGCGTCGGCGAGTCTACAACGCCTTACAGCAGTCTCACCTCCCGAAGATGCACGATGTCGGCGTCGTCGAGTACGACCGCGACCGAGGAATTATCTCGACGACGACGGAAGCATCGAATCTCCACGTCTACCTGGAGATCGTCCCCGGAAACGACATCCCGTGGAGCGTCTACTACCTCCTCTTGGGTGCGTTCTCGCTCTCGTTCGCCGGCGCCGTCGTCGGCGGTCTCCCGCCGTTCGGCGCAATTCCGGCGCTGGTCGGCGCGCTCGTTCCGGGTCTGCTGATCGTCACGTCGGCGGCCGTCCACACGTTCCACAGCAGGGGGCAGCGGCTCGGCCGCGACGGGTTGCCGCCGGAACTTCGCCACCAGCAGTCGGAGTAA
- a CDS encoding mandelate racemase/muconate lactonizing enzyme family protein, translating to MTRNYAELHDPNAEYTMRDLSAETMGVTGERGGARDVEITDVQTTMIDGNFPWTLVRVYTDAGVVGTGEAYWGAGVPELIQRMTQFVVGENPLDIDRISEHLIQKMSGEGSIGGVTVTAISGIEIALHDLVGKLLDVPAYQLLGGKYRDRVRVYCDCHTEEEADPEACADEAERVVEDLGYDALKFDLDVPSGLEKDRANRHLRPGEIRHKAEIVEKVTERVKDRADVAFDCHWTFSAGSAKRLARAIEDYDVWWLEDPVPPENHDVQREVTQYTSTPITAGENVYRKHGHRRLLEEQAVDIIAPDMPKVGGMRETRKIADMADTYYVPVAMHNVSSPVATMASAHVGAAISNSLAVEYHSYELGWWEDLVEEDVIENGYIEVPEKPGLGLTLDMDVVEERKVEGEELFDEE from the coding sequence ATGACACGCAACTACGCAGAACTCCACGACCCGAACGCGGAGTACACGATGCGGGACCTCTCCGCCGAGACGATGGGTGTCACGGGCGAACGTGGCGGCGCTCGTGACGTCGAAATCACCGACGTTCAGACGACGATGATCGACGGGAACTTCCCGTGGACGCTCGTCCGCGTCTACACCGACGCGGGCGTCGTCGGCACCGGCGAGGCGTACTGGGGCGCGGGCGTCCCCGAACTCATCCAGCGGATGACCCAGTTCGTCGTCGGCGAGAATCCGCTCGACATCGACCGAATCTCCGAGCATCTCATCCAGAAGATGTCCGGCGAGGGCTCCATCGGCGGCGTCACCGTCACGGCGATTTCGGGCATCGAAATCGCGCTGCACGACCTCGTAGGGAAGCTTCTCGACGTGCCCGCCTACCAGTTGCTCGGCGGGAAGTACCGCGACAGAGTTCGCGTCTACTGCGACTGCCACACCGAGGAGGAGGCCGACCCCGAGGCCTGCGCCGACGAGGCCGAACGCGTCGTCGAGGACCTCGGCTACGACGCGCTGAAGTTCGACCTCGACGTCCCCTCGGGGCTGGAGAAGGACCGCGCGAACCGCCACCTCCGCCCGGGCGAGATCCGCCACAAAGCCGAAATCGTCGAGAAGGTCACCGAGCGCGTGAAGGACCGCGCCGACGTCGCCTTCGACTGCCACTGGACGTTCTCGGCGGGTAGCGCCAAGCGCCTCGCGCGAGCCATCGAGGACTACGACGTCTGGTGGCTCGAAGACCCCGTGCCGCCGGAGAACCACGACGTCCAGCGCGAGGTGACCCAGTACACCTCGACGCCAATCACCGCCGGCGAGAACGTCTACCGCAAGCACGGCCATCGCCGCCTCCTCGAAGAGCAGGCCGTCGATATCATCGCCCCCGACATGCCGAAGGTCGGTGGCATGCGCGAGACGCGGAAAATCGCCGACATGGCCGACACCTACTACGTCCCGGTGGCGATGCACAACGTCTCCTCGCCCGTCGCGACGATGGCGTCCGCGCACGTCGGCGCGGCCATCTCGAACTCCCTCGCGGTGGAGTACCACTCCTACGAACTCGGTTGGTGGGAGGACCTGGTCGAAGAAGACGTCATCGAGAACGGTTACATCGAAGTACCCGAAAAGCCCGGCCTCGGCCTGACGCTCGACATGGACGTCGTCGAAGAGCGCAAGGTCGAGGGTGAAGAGCTGTTCGACGAGGAGTAG
- a CDS encoding MOSC domain-containing protein, with protein sequence MAHVKTIFVAPEDSAPMEELDSVDAVEGGLSGDRYQTGRGYYSPYDVCEVTLIEAEAIDEIREEFGLDLTDGRHRRNVVTRGAEVHDLLHTTFRVGDALLRGTRPRPPCAHVEQVAGEEGVARALKNRRGGICADVVEPGTIRAGDELEVVEADPRTMGRKIVERLGL encoded by the coding sequence ATGGCCCACGTCAAAACGATTTTCGTCGCCCCCGAGGACAGCGCGCCGATGGAGGAACTCGACAGCGTCGACGCCGTCGAGGGCGGACTCAGCGGTGACCGCTACCAGACCGGCCGCGGCTACTACTCGCCGTACGACGTCTGCGAGGTGACGCTCATCGAAGCAGAGGCCATCGACGAGATACGCGAGGAGTTCGGCCTCGACCTCACCGACGGTCGCCACCGTCGAAACGTCGTCACTCGCGGCGCCGAGGTCCACGACCTGCTGCACACCACGTTCCGCGTCGGTGACGCGCTGCTGCGCGGCACGCGCCCGCGCCCGCCCTGCGCGCACGTCGAACAGGTCGCCGGCGAGGAGGGCGTCGCGCGGGCGCTGAAGAACCGACGCGGCGGTATCTGCGCCGACGTCGTCGAACCGGGGACGATTCGCGCCGGCGACGAACTCGAAGTCGTCGAAGCGGACCCCAGAACGATGGGCCGAAAGATCGTCGAGCGGTTGGGACTCTGA
- a CDS encoding SDR family oxidoreductase, translating into MTRVVLITGCDEGIGRRAARAFADADWTVYATGLDEGALNPLEDDGCETAVLDVTDVDAGSVVDDVVKEAGRLDCLVNNAGVGHVGAVEETEAEDVAELFEVNVVGMHRLTKAALPHLRDSEIGRVVNLSSVVGRYPLPGMAAYTASKFAVEGWTEALRGELEPFGVDAILVEPGVVGTGFVDDLFSELEDRADEGGRYADLYRMLNYWLPDLADLGGDADETAETIVRAASAPKPRERYPVGMQGRALVLGGHLPPWARDAGWRVARDVSRVFGK; encoded by the coding sequence GTGACACGGGTCGTACTCATCACCGGTTGCGACGAGGGTATCGGACGACGGGCGGCGCGGGCGTTCGCGGACGCCGACTGGACCGTCTACGCGACGGGTCTCGACGAGGGGGCGCTCAACCCGCTCGAAGACGACGGCTGTGAGACGGCCGTCCTCGACGTGACCGACGTCGACGCGGGGTCGGTCGTCGACGACGTCGTCAAGGAGGCGGGCCGACTCGACTGTCTCGTCAACAACGCCGGCGTCGGCCACGTCGGGGCCGTCGAGGAGACCGAGGCCGAGGACGTCGCCGAACTGTTCGAGGTGAACGTCGTCGGGATGCACCGCCTGACGAAGGCCGCGCTCCCGCACCTCCGCGACTCCGAAATCGGCCGCGTCGTGAACCTGTCGAGCGTCGTCGGGCGCTACCCGCTGCCGGGGATGGCCGCCTACACCGCCTCGAAGTTCGCCGTCGAGGGGTGGACGGAGGCGCTCCGCGGCGAACTCGAACCGTTCGGCGTCGACGCGATACTCGTCGAACCCGGCGTCGTCGGTACCGGCTTCGTCGACGACCTCTTCTCGGAGTTGGAGGACCGCGCCGATGAAGGCGGCCGCTACGCCGACCTCTACCGGATGCTCAACTACTGGCTGCCTGATCTCGCCGACCTCGGCGGTGACGCCGACGAGACGGCGGAGACTATCGTCCGCGCCGCGAGCGCGCCGAAACCGCGCGAGCGATACCCCGTTGGAATGCAGGGTCGCGCGCTCGTCCTCGGGGGACATCTGCCGCCGTGGGCCCGCGACGCCGGATGGCGCGTCGCTCGGGACGTCTCGCGCGTGTTCGGGAAGTAA
- a CDS encoding YbjQ family protein: protein MELSNTDEIAGRESTESLGVVRGNTVRARNIGRDITQGLRNVVGGELKGYTDLMSDAREEALSRMEAEAEELGADAVVNVRFVTSNIAQNGAELLAYGTAVKLD from the coding sequence ATGGAGCTCTCCAACACCGACGAGATCGCGGGCCGCGAGAGTACCGAGTCGCTCGGCGTCGTCCGCGGAAACACCGTTCGCGCCCGGAACATCGGCCGCGACATCACGCAGGGTCTCCGCAACGTGGTCGGCGGCGAACTGAAGGGTTACACCGACCTGATGTCCGACGCCCGCGAGGAGGCGCTCTCCCGGATGGAAGCGGAAGCCGAGGAACTGGGCGCGGACGCCGTCGTCAACGTCCGATTCGTCACCTCGAACATCGCCCAGAACGGCGCGGAGTTGCTGGCGTACGGGACGGCGGTCAAACTCGACTGA